From a region of the Triticum aestivum cultivar Chinese Spring chromosome 7D, IWGSC CS RefSeq v2.1, whole genome shotgun sequence genome:
- the LOC123166324 gene encoding uncharacterized protein, producing the protein MPKLEKSYLSCQPTFSVSHLCQFVALQLSRQAAEVEIYFRKNSINGSLKTEDTSADNEAKMERLDGLERLKEESSLFELYPMLASGVGDLELLYSVKAQG; encoded by the exons ATGCCTAAACTGGAAAAGTCCTATCTCAGCTGCCAGCCAACATTCTCTGTTAGCCATCTATGCCAG TTTGTTGCTCTTCAGCTTTCACGTCAAGCCGCAGAGGTGGAGATATACTTCAGGAAGAACTCCATAAACGGGTCGCTTAAAACCGAAGACACCAGCGCAGACAACGAGGCAAAAATGGAGCGGCTCGACGGCCTGGAAAGACTCAAGGAAGAGAGTTCGCTTTTCGAGCTTTACCCTATGCTCGCCTCTGGTGTTGGAGACCTG GAGCTATTGTACTCTGTGAAAGCGCAAGGCTAG